A stretch of Anolis sagrei isolate rAnoSag1 chromosome X, rAnoSag1.mat, whole genome shotgun sequence DNA encodes these proteins:
- the MARCKSL1 gene encoding MARCKS-related protein: MGSHSSKAAKGGDLAVQDAAAAGDASPSKSNGQENGHVKINGDVSPKADGEATPLNGNGSAEPVKEEAKAEPASGDAIEPAPVAEGSGEAKADGEAKPAASKETPKKKKKFSFKKSFKLSGISFRKAKKESGETSAVSSPSGEEQQGKAEAKGEESTPEVEQSGATNEDAAVAEKGKEKVATAPAVEASAPEAPEDEPAKREGGNEEGAVKEEEKPAEVPSAPSESPEETKAAEAEASPVPAEQKEE; encoded by the exons ATGGGAAGCCACAGCTCCAAAGCCGCCAAGGGAGGAGACCTCGCCGTGCAGGACGCCGCCGCCGCCGGAGACGCCTCGCCTTCCAAATCCAATGGCCAG GAGAACGGCCATGTCAAGATCAACGGGGATGTCTCACCCAAAGCGGACGGCGAGGCCACTCCACTGAACGGCAACGGATCCGCTGAGCCGGTCAAGGAGGAAGCCAAGGCGGAGCCAGCTAGTGGTGACGCCATCGAGCCGGCACCAGTCGCTGAAGGCTCTGGGGAGGCCAAGGCGGATGGCGAGGCCAAGCCTGCTGCCTCCAAGGAAaccccaaagaagaagaagaagttctcATTCAAGAAGTCCTTCAAGTTGAGCGGCATCTCCTTCCGGAAAGCCAAGAAGGAGTCCGGCGAGACCTCGGCTGTCTCCTCTCCCAGCGGCGAGGAGCAGCAGGGCAAAGCGGAAGCCAAGGGGGAGGAGAGCACTCCGGAGGTGGAGCAGAGCGGGGCCACCAATGAGGATGCCGCCGTGgcggagaaggggaaggagaaggttgCCACCGCTCCCGCTGTGGAAGCCTCCGCTCCGGAAGCCCCGGAAGACGAGCCAGCCAAGCGGGAAGGAGGGAACGAAGAAGGAGCggtaaaggaggaggagaagccagcGGAGGTCCCCTCGGCCCCCAGCGAGAGTCCGGAGGAGACGAAAGCGGCCGAGGCCGAAGCCAGCCCGGTGCCTGCCGAGCAGAAGGAGGAGTAG